Proteins from a single region of Carettochelys insculpta isolate YL-2023 chromosome 17, ASM3395843v1, whole genome shotgun sequence:
- the LOC142022395 gene encoding uncharacterized protein LOC142022395 translates to MLLPWLGLLCVVVCWHGGSVPFPEAESGQYIEVTGQLASQCGFTAGTDLRGNPQIRVSFLACSVHNSLDQEFSLQLQVVMTGAPGPNVPYDVTICCPLGAPWSPREIVCEENYMEVLVRRAVPGIASEALNEDWVAAWPVAQGTLNQVWQVVFHFQNGSLLSMPATQAHSLGYGVNTTATRVLFRAPYSTAQSERATAEGLEMEVARATVFYKQAWMILVVDTAVACPIKQYQAERVQMGLDGRLIDAATVARNGYSLLTDTRLILIVVPIGAPGGLMQDRGFDPHEHPNPNGTKAFGLRVPFADPLVQQQYLHGPFRRYTLHLNYTLRLEPTRETFTHLGIISCDIPDVALSSGLLHETGSMFYSLLLWAVPPVFQGSCEAGALALVLTHGTLDRFWVPYIGEQPLSQLAAPNSYQVSDDGHHFHLAVPLLAPGLAYESISLQGLTARLDFSFRDKKTFLVLASFTVVCTFPTGQLLVCLPNRTMVATVLSLDTRPALDPRRTHLRDPSCGPVAFDSLRALFSFSLASCGTTWRFEGGFLLYENEVTFVPEGIPATSPIVTRDSWYRLTLRCRYPLTETLWVLAHQQLPKEVVSGPLQPVG, encoded by the exons ATGCTCCTGCCGTG GCTGGGCCTGCTCTGCGTGGTGGTGTGTTGGCATGGCGGCTCCGTGCCCTTCCCTGAGG CTGAGTCGGGGCAGTACATCGAGGTGACAGGGCAGCTGGCTTCGCAGTGTGGATTCACGGCAGGCACTGACCTCCGTGGGAACCCCCAGATCCGCGTCTCCTTCCTGGCTTGTTCTGTCCACAACAGC CTGGACCAGGAAttcagcctgcagctgcaggtggtgATGACAGGTGCTCCAGGGCCCAACGTCCCCTATGATGTGACCATCTGCTGTCCCTTGGGAGCCCCGTGGAGCCCCCGGGAGATTGTCTGTGAGGAGAACTACATGGAG gtgttggtgcgGCGGGCTGTGCCTGGCATTGCTAGCGAGGCTCTGAACGAGGACTGGGTCGCGGCCTGGCCAGTG GCCCAGGGGACACTGAACCAGGTGTGGCAGGTTGTCTTCCATTTCCAGAATGGCTCCCTGCTCAGCATGCCAGCCACGCAGGCCCACAGCCTGGGCTATGGGGTCAACACCACGGCCACCCGTGTCCTCTTCCGGGCACCGTACAGCACCGCCCAGAGCGagagagccaca gcagaggggctggagatggaagtggccagggCAACAGTGTTCTACAAACAGGCCTGGATGATCCTCGTGGTGGACACAGCTGTGGCCTGCCCCATCA AGCAGTACCAAGCTGAGCGGGTCCAGATGGGCCTGGATGGTCGCCTGATTGACGCAGCCACGGTGGCACGCAATGGCTACTCCTTGCTGACAGATACTAGGCTGATCCTCATTGTGGTGCCCATTGGCGCCCCTGGGGGGCTGATGCAG GACCGCGGTTTTGACCCCCATGAGCATCCTAACCCCAACGGCACCAAGGCCTTTGGGCTGCGGGTGCCCTTCGCTGACCCCCTGGTGCAGCAGCAG TACCTTCATGGCCCCTTCAGGCGCTACACCCTGCACCTCAACTACACCTTGCGGTTGGAACCCACGAGGGAGACCTTCACCCACCTGGGGATCATCAGCTGTGATATCCCAGATGTGG CCCTCAGCTCTGGGCTGCTCCATGAGACTGGATCCATGTTTTACTCCCTTCTCCTGTGGGCAGTGCCACCTGTCTTCCAGGGCTCCTGTGAGGCAGGGGCGCTGGCACTGGTGCTGACCCATGGGACCCTGGATCGGTTCTGGGTACCCTACATTGGGgagcagcccctgagccagctggcagccCCCAACAGCTACCAAGTGTCAGACGATGGTCACCATTTCCAcctggctgttccccttctgGCTCCTGGACTGGCGTACGAG AGCATCTCTCTGCAAGGGCTGACGGCGCGTCTGGATTTCTCCTTCCGGGACAAGAAGACTTTCTTGGTCCTGGCATCCTTCACTGTTGTCTGCACCTTCCCCACAGGACAACTGCTGG TGTGCCTGCCCAACAGGACCATGGTGGCCACAGTGCTCAGCCTGGACACCCGGCCTGCTCTTGACCCTCGCCGGACCCACCTGAGGGACCCGAGTTGTGGGCCAGTGGCTTTTGATTCCTTGCGTGCCCTCTTCTCCTTCTCTCTGGCCTCCTGTGGGACCACGTGGCGG TTTGAAGGTGGTTTCCTGCTGTATGAGAATGAGGTGACCTTTGTGCCTGAGGGGATCCCAGCCACCTCTCCCATCGTCACCCGGGACTCGTGGTACAG GCTGACTCTGCGCTGCCGCTACCCCTTGACAGAGACGCTCTGGGTCTtggcccaccagcagctgccgaAGGAAGTGGTATCAGGGCCCCTCCAGCCTGTGGGTTGA